The Deinococcus proteolyticus MRP genome includes a window with the following:
- a CDS encoding DUF808 domain-containing protein gives MSGGLVALLDDIAVIARAAAASVDDVAAAAGRAGAKTVGVVVDDAAVTPRYVTGFSPARELPIIWKIAKGSLRNKVVFILPAVLLLSQFLPSAITYVLMLGGTYLCFEGAEKVYEAFAGGHHATEEEQVADLSSEEHEQQMVSGAIRTDLILSAEIMAIALAEVANEPLMSRTLILLVVALLITALVYGVVGLIVKMDDIGLKLSQSPQGGVAAFGRGLVKAMPHVLTALSVIGTAAMLWVGGHIIVAGLAKLGFPELEHLIHDFAVQAAHMVPAAHALVEWLVGTIGSGLFGLLVGFSIVGLLHLLPRRGAAH, from the coding sequence ATGAGTGGTGGCCTGGTTGCTCTGCTCGACGACATTGCCGTCATTGCCCGCGCCGCGGCCGCCTCGGTAGACGATGTGGCCGCCGCTGCGGGCCGCGCCGGAGCCAAGACTGTCGGTGTGGTGGTGGACGACGCCGCCGTCACGCCGCGCTACGTGACCGGCTTTTCCCCGGCCCGCGAACTGCCGATCATCTGGAAAATCGCCAAGGGGTCGCTGCGTAACAAGGTAGTCTTCATCCTGCCGGCAGTGCTGCTGCTCAGCCAGTTCCTGCCTTCCGCCATCACTTATGTGTTGATGCTGGGCGGTACCTACCTGTGCTTCGAGGGTGCCGAGAAGGTCTACGAGGCCTTCGCCGGCGGCCACCATGCCACGGAGGAAGAACAGGTGGCTGACCTGTCCAGCGAAGAGCACGAGCAGCAGATGGTCAGCGGGGCCATCCGCACCGACCTGATTCTCTCGGCGGAGATTATGGCCATCGCCCTCGCCGAGGTGGCCAATGAACCGCTGATGTCGCGCACCCTGATTCTGCTGGTGGTGGCGCTGCTGATCACCGCGTTGGTGTACGGCGTGGTGGGACTGATCGTCAAGATGGACGATATCGGCCTGAAGCTGTCGCAGAGCCCCCAAGGTGGCGTGGCTGCCTTTGGGCGCGGACTGGTCAAGGCCATGCCTCATGTACTCACGGCCCTGTCCGTCATCGGCACCGCAGCCATGCTGTGGGTGGGGGGACACATCATCGTGGCGGGCCTGGCCAAGCTGGGCTTTCCGGAGCTGGAGCACCTGATTCACGATTTCGCCGTGCAAGCTGCGCACATGGTCCCGGCCGCCCACGCCCTCGTGGAATGGTTGGTGGGCACCATCGGCTCGGGCCTGTTCGGTCTGCTGGTAGGTTTCAGCATCGTCGGTCTGCTGCATCTGCTTCCTCGCCGTGGTGCGGCTCACTGA
- a CDS encoding thioredoxin fold domain-containing protein, with amino-acid sequence MTEPAVQTRFVLLTQDNCPNCERLKLMLAKPLRGQFDDQIVTVHREQAASEFEALAAEYSVQSTPALIDRERGEVLRNTGGLGEVKNFLTA; translated from the coding sequence ATGACTGAACCTGCTGTCCAAACCCGCTTCGTCCTGCTGACCCAAGACAATTGCCCGAACTGCGAACGCCTCAAGCTGATGCTGGCCAAGCCCTTAAGGGGCCAGTTTGACGATCAGATCGTGACCGTTCACCGCGAACAGGCCGCCTCCGAGTTCGAGGCGCTGGCTGCCGAATACAGTGTGCAGAGTACCCCGGCCCTGATTGACCGGGAGCGCGGCGAGGTGCTGCGCAACACCGGCGGCCTGGGCGAAGTCAAGAACTTCCTGACGGCTTGA
- the nrdF gene encoding class 1b ribonucleoside-diphosphate reductase subunit beta, producing MHPHTDPFSATNWSEPEDGFSATFYEKYTSQLWFPEEIPLSNDAIVWKSLSEAERWTYIHASAGLNALDTLQGEVGMPALRHLVDGHIRKATIQFQGMMEDIHAKSYSLMNKTFLTTSEEREVFEWVRTQPQLQNKIAMIREIYDNPDVSNLGLWKKMVVSCMLETALFYSGFFYPLYLAGQGRMVSAGEIFNLIIMDEAVHGVYVALLAQEKFAEMNEAEQAYALAWYEETLMKLYRNELAYTEMLYADVGLVDEVKKFIRYNCNVLADNLGVERSFEDEEINPIVRNGIKAKGTTHDFFSAKGNSYAKIAVEALTEDDLDDIWPEPRRVTRKESARPAHLEALAHD from the coding sequence ATGCACCCCCACACCGACCCCTTTTCCGCCACCAACTGGTCTGAGCCCGAAGACGGCTTCAGCGCCACCTTTTACGAGAAGTACACCTCGCAGCTGTGGTTCCCCGAAGAAATCCCGCTGAGCAACGATGCCATTGTCTGGAAGTCGCTCAGTGAAGCCGAGCGCTGGACCTATATTCACGCCTCGGCGGGGCTGAACGCGCTCGATACCTTGCAAGGCGAAGTCGGCATGCCTGCGCTGCGGCACCTGGTGGACGGCCACATCCGCAAGGCCACCATTCAGTTCCAGGGCATGATGGAGGACATCCACGCCAAGTCCTATTCGCTGATGAACAAAACGTTCCTCACCACCTCCGAGGAGCGCGAGGTGTTCGAGTGGGTGCGCACTCAGCCGCAGCTGCAGAACAAAATCGCCATGATTCGGGAAATCTATGACAACCCGGACGTGTCCAACCTGGGCCTGTGGAAGAAGATGGTGGTGTCCTGCATGCTGGAAACGGCGCTGTTCTATTCCGGCTTCTTCTATCCGCTGTATCTGGCAGGGCAGGGCCGAATGGTGTCGGCCGGCGAGATTTTCAACCTCATCATCATGGACGAGGCGGTCCACGGCGTGTATGTGGCGCTGCTGGCACAGGAGAAGTTCGCGGAGATGAACGAGGCCGAGCAGGCCTACGCTCTGGCCTGGTACGAAGAGACGTTGATGAAGCTGTACCGCAACGAGCTGGCCTACACCGAAATGCTGTACGCCGACGTGGGCCTGGTGGACGAGGTCAAAAAGTTCATCCGTTACAACTGCAACGTGCTGGCCGATAACCTCGGTGTGGAGCGTTCCTTCGAGGACGAGGAAATCAATCCGATTGTCCGCAACGGCATCAAGGCCAAAGGGACCACCCACGACTTCTTCAGCGCCAAGGGCAACTCCTACGCCAAGATTGCCGTGGAAGCCCTGACCGAGGACGACCTGGACGACATCTGGCCCGAACCCCGCCGCGTCACTCGCAAAGAATCTGCTCGCCCTGCCCATCTGGAGGCCCTTGCCCATGACTGA
- the nrdE gene encoding class 1b ribonucleoside-diphosphate reductase subunit alpha, whose amino-acid sequence MERWIELNNKVLSGTEINTTYDTDALQVYFQEKVNPNTVFFHDLKEKIRYMTENGVWDASLFERYSYDEVQQVFNRAYGYKFRFKSFMGAYKFYSEYATMTPDRSRWLERYEDRMSITALARSSNVEEALELVHHLVNQTFTPATPTLMNSGKANTGRLVSCFLLQDCTDNLNSITKTLSFVAELSKGGGGIGVEVSNLRARGESLRGIQNVTKGVMGVAKMLDNMLRYADQAGQRPGAGAIYLSVMHADFMDVLSAKKIASDEDSRLKTLSVGATIPDIFMQKVRSGEDIYQFYPYSIEQETGREFTSIDWNEEYQALADNPRIRKKRVSARRVFEDIAITQGESGYPYLLFEGNANRANPIPNVGKILMSNLCSEILQPTRPSYFHPYGEEHKDRIGLDVSCNLSSLVIEQTMRSGDMGRVVGAAIRMLDDVARSTSVTEVPAVKRANDEMRSIGLGAMGLHSFLAKNELIYGSEEALDFVDTFFAAVHYHARKASMEIARDTGFVFAGFEGSRYADGSYFEQYLAKDFTPKTAEVAALFEGHTLPTKEDWAQLVRDIQQHGLAHSFVMAIAPTGSISYVSHASASIMPITEKVETRTSNKARTIYPMPHLNVDTEWYYEEAYDMDMNRVLDTVATAQRHVDQGISCTLFVPGTCSTRDLQRYYIQAYLKGVKTLYYTRMRKTTIEECLTCAV is encoded by the coding sequence ATGGAACGCTGGATAGAACTGAACAATAAGGTGCTTTCGGGAACCGAAATCAACACCACCTATGACACCGACGCCCTGCAGGTCTACTTTCAGGAGAAGGTCAACCCCAACACGGTGTTTTTCCATGACCTGAAGGAAAAAATCCGGTACATGACCGAAAACGGTGTCTGGGACGCCAGCCTCTTCGAGCGCTACAGCTATGACGAGGTGCAGCAGGTATTTAACCGCGCTTACGGCTACAAGTTCCGCTTCAAGTCGTTCATGGGGGCCTACAAGTTCTATTCCGAGTATGCCACCATGACCCCGGACCGTTCGCGCTGGCTGGAGCGCTACGAGGACCGCATGAGCATCACCGCGCTGGCCCGTTCCAGCAACGTGGAAGAAGCGCTGGAGCTGGTGCACCATCTGGTCAACCAGACTTTTACCCCTGCCACCCCCACCCTGATGAACTCCGGCAAGGCCAACACCGGCCGCCTGGTCAGCTGCTTTTTGCTGCAGGACTGCACCGATAACCTCAACTCGATTACCAAGACCCTCAGCTTCGTGGCCGAACTGAGCAAGGGCGGCGGCGGCATCGGGGTAGAGGTGAGCAATCTGCGTGCCCGTGGCGAGAGCCTGCGCGGTATTCAGAACGTCACCAAAGGTGTGATGGGTGTGGCGAAGATGCTGGACAACATGCTGCGCTACGCCGACCAGGCAGGCCAGCGCCCCGGCGCGGGAGCCATCTACCTCAGCGTGATGCACGCCGACTTTATGGACGTACTGAGCGCCAAGAAAATCGCCTCGGACGAGGATTCCCGCCTCAAGACCCTCAGCGTGGGCGCCACCATCCCCGACATCTTCATGCAGAAGGTCCGCTCCGGCGAGGACATCTATCAGTTCTACCCCTACTCCATCGAGCAGGAAACGGGCCGCGAGTTCACCTCTATCGACTGGAACGAGGAATACCAGGCCCTGGCCGACAATCCCCGCATCCGCAAAAAGCGGGTCAGTGCGCGGCGGGTCTTCGAGGACATCGCCATCACTCAGGGCGAAAGCGGCTACCCCTACCTGCTGTTCGAGGGCAACGCCAACCGCGCCAACCCCATTCCCAACGTGGGCAAAATCCTGATGAGCAACCTCTGCTCCGAGATTCTGCAGCCCACCCGCCCCAGCTACTTCCATCCCTACGGCGAGGAACACAAGGACCGCATCGGCCTGGACGTGAGCTGCAACCTGTCCAGCCTGGTCATCGAGCAGACCATGCGCAGCGGCGACATGGGCCGCGTGGTGGGCGCTGCCATCCGCATGCTGGACGATGTGGCCCGCTCTACCTCCGTCACCGAGGTGCCCGCTGTGAAGCGGGCCAACGACGAGATGCGCTCGATTGGCCTGGGCGCGATGGGCCTACACTCCTTCCTCGCCAAGAACGAACTGATTTACGGCTCGGAAGAAGCGCTGGACTTCGTGGACACGTTCTTTGCCGCTGTCCACTACCATGCCCGCAAGGCCAGCATGGAAATTGCCCGCGACACCGGCTTCGTGTTTGCCGGCTTCGAAGGCAGCCGCTACGCCGACGGTTCCTACTTCGAGCAGTACCTTGCCAAGGACTTTACCCCCAAGACGGCCGAAGTCGCTGCGCTGTTCGAGGGCCACACCCTGCCTACCAAGGAAGACTGGGCGCAGCTTGTCCGTGACATCCAGCAGCACGGCCTGGCCCACTCGTTCGTGATGGCGATTGCGCCGACGGGCAGCATTTCTTATGTCTCGCACGCTTCGGCCAGCATCATGCCCATCACCGAGAAGGTCGAAACCCGCACCTCCAACAAGGCCCGCACCATCTACCCCATGCCGCACCTGAACGTGGACACCGAGTGGTACTACGAAGAGGCCTACGACATGGACATGAACCGCGTGCTCGACACCGTCGCCACGGCGCAGCGCCATGTGGACCAGGGCATCAGCTGCACGCTGTTCGTGCCCGGCACCTGCAGCACCCGCGACCTGCAGCGCTACTACATCCAGGCCTACCTCAAGGGTGTCAAGACCCTCTACTACACCCGCATGCGCAAGACCACCATTGAAGAGTGCCTGACCTGCGCGGTGTGA
- a CDS encoding ribonucleotide reductase stimulatory protein, whose amino-acid sequence MQLIYDTLTGNTRRFAHKVADLTGLEAVALKEASPQEPYLLLTYTFGSGAVPDTTRAFLQVHAPLMRGVVSSGSFHWGENFGRAGEVIAGAYGVPFVMRVNKSGNLSDARAVAEWVRAQ is encoded by the coding sequence ATGCAGCTCATCTACGACACCCTCACCGGGAACACCCGCCGCTTTGCTCACAAGGTCGCTGACCTGACCGGGCTGGAAGCTGTGGCGCTGAAGGAGGCGTCCCCGCAGGAACCCTATCTGCTGCTGACCTACACCTTCGGCAGTGGGGCTGTGCCCGACACCACGCGGGCCTTCTTGCAGGTCCATGCCCCGCTGATGCGTGGGGTGGTCAGCAGCGGCAGCTTTCACTGGGGTGAGAACTTCGGGCGGGCCGGTGAAGTGATCGCTGGGGCGTACGGTGTGCCTTTTGTCATGCGGGTGAATAAGTCCGGCAACCTGTCGGACGCCCGGGCTGTGGCTGAGTGGGTGAGGGCGCAGTAG
- a CDS encoding tyrosine-type recombinase/integrase — translation MTPSHALEQYKGDLLSSTREWTNLHDDELKRRAVRAAGDKDSAELVSLTTAYLAHGGSSGVLTSPRTVEAYQLGTRQFVEYAEQNAVSLLKPGRHMAQGYVNWMLAQGRKPAGVQLKVAAAGCLYRALRWAGATEADPFRDVRVPKDRTPGIIKRPPYTESEIADVLEGADVHIRFLLFVTAHGGLRISEALALEWDDIDEDARRIHVRSGKGRKARMVAMSQSLSEAARAYRVTHGPGGPEFGAGRRATPPQRVFRYGTAPTARYHLERAFKAAGVEFRGFHPGRKYAGTRLLQQIKDFGRVAAHLGHESVDTTRKGYARLAADDLKDDLAGW, via the coding sequence ATGACCCCATCCCACGCACTTGAGCAGTACAAAGGCGACTTGCTGTCCAGCACGCGGGAATGGACCAACCTGCACGATGACGAGCTGAAGCGCCGGGCCGTGCGGGCCGCCGGGGACAAAGACAGCGCCGAGCTGGTCAGCCTGACCACCGCCTACCTGGCCCACGGGGGCAGCAGCGGCGTGCTGACCAGCCCACGCACGGTGGAGGCATACCAGCTCGGCACGCGGCAGTTCGTGGAGTACGCCGAGCAGAATGCAGTGAGCCTGCTGAAGCCGGGCCGCCACATGGCGCAGGGCTACGTGAACTGGATGCTGGCGCAGGGCCGCAAACCGGCCGGGGTGCAACTGAAGGTGGCGGCGGCCGGCTGCCTGTACCGGGCGCTGCGCTGGGCCGGTGCCACCGAAGCTGACCCCTTCCGCGACGTGCGGGTGCCCAAGGACCGCACGCCCGGAATCATCAAGCGGCCGCCCTACACCGAGAGCGAGATTGCGGACGTGCTGGAAGGGGCAGACGTGCACATCCGCTTTCTGCTGTTTGTGACGGCGCACGGGGGCCTACGGATCAGCGAGGCCCTGGCCCTGGAGTGGGACGATATAGACGAGGACGCAAGGCGCATCCACGTGCGCTCGGGCAAGGGGCGCAAGGCGCGGATGGTCGCCATGAGCCAAAGCCTAAGCGAAGCGGCGCGGGCCTACAGGGTCACGCACGGACCAGGCGGGCCAGAGTTCGGCGCCGGCCGCCGGGCTACGCCGCCGCAGCGCGTGTTCCGCTACGGTACTGCACCCACAGCGCGCTACCATCTGGAGCGGGCCTTCAAGGCCGCGGGGGTGGAATTCCGGGGCTTCCACCCGGGGCGCAAGTACGCGGGCACCCGGCTGCTGCAACAGATCAAGGATTTCGGGCGGGTGGCGGCACACCTGGGCCACGAGTCGGTGGACACCACCCGGAAAGGTTATGCGCGGCTGGCGGCAGACGACCTGAAAGACGACCTGGCGGGGTGGTGA
- a CDS encoding AraC family transcriptional regulator: MPAAVPRPFGSASAAVSPQLLAALLSPAHASPLEALLDTQPDLIFYVKDSQGRYVMVNEALRRRSGRAMKSDLLGRTAAEVFTGEVGERTQLQDEQTLQLGQELHDVLEFYLTAQGTPVWCLTDKLPLRGGSGEVLGLVGLSRDLPPASQHAEFPRVASALAYIHAHFADGSLRLRDVAAHVGLSADTLERLFRRVTHLTPKQLLLRVRFDHAVRLLRRPELSVSEVAHACGYSDHSAFTRKFRRMAGISPQAYRRRLRELGQL, translated from the coding sequence GTGCCTGCCGCCGTGCCCCGCCCCTTTGGCTCCGCCAGCGCCGCTGTTAGCCCACAGCTGCTGGCTGCCCTGCTGTCGCCGGCCCACGCCAGCCCCTTGGAAGCACTGCTGGACACGCAGCCGGACCTGATTTTCTATGTCAAGGACAGCCAGGGCCGCTACGTGATGGTGAACGAGGCCCTGCGCCGCCGCAGTGGCCGCGCCATGAAAAGCGACCTGCTGGGCCGCACTGCCGCCGAGGTCTTTACCGGCGAGGTGGGCGAGCGCACCCAGCTGCAAGATGAACAGACGCTGCAGCTGGGCCAGGAACTGCACGACGTGCTGGAGTTCTACCTGACTGCCCAGGGCACCCCGGTGTGGTGCCTGACCGACAAACTTCCCCTGCGCGGCGGCAGCGGCGAGGTGCTGGGGCTGGTGGGCCTGTCGCGTGACCTGCCGCCCGCTTCACAGCACGCCGAGTTCCCACGGGTGGCCTCGGCGCTGGCCTACATCCACGCCCACTTTGCCGATGGGTCGCTGCGCCTGCGCGACGTGGCCGCCCATGTGGGCCTCTCGGCCGATACGCTGGAGCGCCTGTTCCGCCGCGTGACCCACCTCACGCCCAAGCAGCTGCTGCTGCGGGTCCGCTTCGACCATGCCGTGCGGCTGCTGCGCCGGCCCGAACTGTCGGTGTCGGAAGTGGCGCACGCCTGCGGCTACAGCGACCACTCGGCGTTTACCCGCAAGTTTCGCCGCATGGCAGGCATCAGCCCCCAGGCGTACCGCCGGCGGCTGCGCGAGCTGGGGCAGTTGTAG
- a CDS encoding DMT family transporter — MLERPSLFPRLQTLPAEWVGVGLALFSASASATVGIWAKMGAAAGLSTSSMLSWRFGLLAALLFALGYAKVSREQLRPLLLMGLLHVGSTLAYFTALEHISASTTALLVYCAPAVVIVLGLLAHIRPSRWQVIALTVTLLGLTVVVGMPGPADASTVGLAMGGLAGLMYGGYFFASHRLNRGIKPLAVTAIVSLVTAAVAAGMGAMQGDLGVPHGWGQWLPVLGLALIPSLISMPTLYGAVARIGATRTSMLTTTDPLWAIALAVLLLGEHLSAGQLLGGALILAGACLAQRESKPAKRRVRRGKFWSSP, encoded by the coding sequence ATGCTTGAGCGCCCCTCCCTGTTTCCCCGCCTACAAACCTTGCCCGCCGAATGGGTGGGGGTGGGCCTGGCGCTGTTTTCGGCCAGTGCCTCGGCCACGGTGGGCATCTGGGCCAAGATGGGCGCGGCGGCGGGCCTGAGCACGTCCAGCATGCTGAGCTGGCGGTTCGGCCTGCTGGCCGCACTGCTGTTTGCGCTGGGCTATGCCAAAGTCAGCCGTGAGCAGCTGCGGCCGCTGCTGCTGATGGGGCTGCTGCATGTGGGGTCCACTCTGGCCTACTTCACGGCGCTGGAGCACATCTCGGCCAGCACCACCGCGCTGCTGGTGTACTGTGCGCCGGCCGTGGTGATTGTGCTGGGCCTGCTGGCGCACATCCGGCCTTCGCGCTGGCAGGTCATCGCCCTGACCGTGACCCTGCTGGGCCTGACCGTGGTGGTGGGTATGCCCGGTCCGGCCGACGCCAGCACCGTGGGCCTGGCGATGGGCGGCCTGGCCGGGCTGATGTACGGGGGGTATTTCTTCGCCAGTCACCGGCTGAACCGGGGCATCAAACCGCTGGCCGTGACAGCCATCGTCAGTCTGGTCACAGCCGCCGTAGCGGCAGGCATGGGCGCCATGCAGGGTGACCTGGGCGTGCCGCACGGCTGGGGGCAGTGGCTGCCGGTGCTGGGCCTGGCACTGATTCCCTCGCTGATTTCCATGCCTACGCTGTACGGCGCCGTGGCGCGCATCGGGGCCACGCGCACCTCTATGCTGACCACCACCGACCCGCTGTGGGCGATTGCCCTGGCAGTGCTGCTGCTGGGCGAACACCTCTCGGCCGGGCAGCTGCTGGGCGGCGCCCTGATTCTGGCCGGCGCCTGCTTGGCACAGCGCGAAAGTAAGCCCGCCAAGCGGCGGGTGCGCCGGGGCAAGTTCTGGAGTTCGCCCTGA
- the arcD gene encoding arginine-ornithine antiporter, whose protein sequence is MTQHYSSEVPQAAEAPRLGLPALTALVVGSTIGGGIFALPTNVAVSAAPGPMLVGWAISAVGMLALVLVFQMLANRRPDLNTGIYAYAKAGFGNFMGFSSAWGYWISAFIGTVSYFVLMGSTIGQFVPAFGQGNTAVAIGFASALLWGIHLLVSRGIRTAASLNVITTVGKVVPLILFVILSVLAFRFDVFTADFWGKASPDLGSTLDQIKAMMMVTVWVFIGIEGASTYSSRAARRSDIGKGTVLGFLLTLFLLVSVNVLSMGIMSQQELAGLQDPSVAYVLEAVVGPWGAWLIRIGLLISLLGAMLAWTLLCTEILYAAAKDKEMPRFLARENAHGVPTGALLTTNLTVQLFLLITYFNDSTYLTLLYLASATILLPYLFSAGYGLMVASRDRYASTGERTRDLLTAGLAVLYALWLLYAAGPQYLLLSSLLYAPGALLFVKARREQGLQVFKPWELGLLALLTLAALYAAYGLKSGFLTL, encoded by the coding sequence GGTCCACCATCGGCGGCGGCATTTTCGCGCTGCCCACCAACGTGGCTGTCAGTGCCGCCCCCGGCCCAATGCTGGTCGGCTGGGCAATCTCGGCCGTGGGCATGCTGGCCCTGGTCCTGGTTTTTCAGATGCTCGCCAACCGCCGCCCCGACCTGAACACTGGTATCTACGCCTACGCCAAAGCAGGATTTGGCAACTTTATGGGATTTTCCTCGGCCTGGGGCTACTGGATTTCGGCGTTTATCGGCACGGTCAGCTATTTCGTGCTGATGGGCAGCACCATCGGCCAGTTCGTCCCCGCATTCGGTCAAGGCAACACCGCCGTCGCCATCGGCTTCGCTTCCGCGCTGCTGTGGGGGATTCACCTGCTGGTGTCACGCGGCATCCGCACGGCGGCCAGCCTGAACGTCATCACCACCGTTGGCAAGGTGGTGCCGCTGATCCTGTTCGTGATTCTCAGCGTGCTGGCGTTCCGCTTCGATGTCTTTACCGCCGATTTCTGGGGCAAGGCCAGTCCGGATCTGGGCAGCACCCTGGACCAGATTAAGGCCATGATGATGGTCACCGTGTGGGTCTTTATCGGGATCGAGGGCGCCAGCACCTATTCTTCGCGTGCTGCGCGGCGCAGCGACATCGGCAAGGGCACGGTGCTGGGCTTCCTGCTGACCCTGTTTCTACTGGTCAGCGTCAACGTGCTGAGTATGGGCATCATGAGCCAGCAGGAACTGGCCGGCCTGCAAGACCCTAGCGTGGCTTACGTGCTGGAAGCCGTGGTGGGGCCCTGGGGCGCGTGGCTGATCCGCATCGGCCTGCTGATTTCCCTGCTGGGCGCCATGCTGGCCTGGACGCTGCTATGTACCGAAATCCTGTACGCCGCCGCCAAGGACAAGGAAATGCCCCGCTTCCTGGCCCGTGAGAATGCCCACGGCGTGCCCACCGGGGCGCTGCTCACCACCAACCTGACCGTGCAGCTGTTCTTGCTGATCACCTATTTCAACGACTCCACTTACCTGACGCTGCTTTACCTCGCCAGCGCCACGATTCTGCTGCCGTATCTGTTCTCGGCGGGCTACGGTCTGATGGTGGCTTCACGTGACCGCTATGCCAGCACCGGCGAGCGCACCCGCGACCTGCTGACCGCTGGCCTGGCCGTTCTCTACGCCCTCTGGCTGCTGTACGCGGCCGGCCCCCAGTACCTGCTGCTCAGCTCGCTGCTGTACGCGCCGGGTGCGCTGCTGTTCGTCAAGGCACGCCGTGAACAGGGCCTGCAGGTCTTCAAGCCCTGGGAGCTGGGCCTGCTAGCGCTGCTGACCCTGGCCGCCCTTTACGCCGCCTACGGCCTGAAAAGCGGCTTCCTGACGCTGTAA